The genomic segment GCTTTAACGATGTCACCTTGATGCTCGGTAATCAGTCTTTCTAAGTCGTCTAAAAAAGACAGCCGGACCTTTAAAGATTCTTTACGAAGTTGCAGGCTGTATTTTTTTTGATGAAGAAAAACTTGTTCTAGCATGAGTCAGGTCACCTCTAGATCATGTTCGAAGGTCTCACATAAAGAGTCTACGACTTTTTCCAAACTCTGTGTTTTTTCGTAAATAGCCAGCTGAGCTTTGTAACTGGGGTTTTCCATGTCCTTTTTAAGCCCTTCAATATAGGCCTCATAGCCCATCTGTTTGCTGTCTTCGCTCATCGCGTCCATCAAATCCCAAATATCTTGACGAAGGGATTTGGTATTTCCTTCGTTATCGATCAGGATCTCGCCATCAAGTCCATGACGGCCGGCGCGCCATTTGTTTTCACGCACCATCCAGTCCGCAGGCACAGGACGTGGCTGTCCGTTTTCCAAACGCTTTTGGATATATCGAGCCAAAAGATGAATGAAAGCCACCAAACGAGCGGTGCGACGAATGCCCGGCACGCCATCGCAAATGCGGATTTCCATGGTGCCGTAATTAGGACTGGGTCGAATGTCCCACCAAATGTCTTTAAAGCTTTCAATCGAATGACTTTTTATCAGTTTGCCCACGATGTCTTCAAAATCTGCCCAATTAGAAAGGGTGCAGGGTGTACCGCCAGCGGGATGGGCCTCAAAAACGGTGATGCGTGAGGAAGCAAGACCCGTATTATATCCCGTCCAAAAAGGAGAACTCGCTGAAAGCGCCAACATATGGGGAAGGTAATATAAAAACTCATTCATCATCGTGATGCAGTGATTGGCACTCATCATGCCGATATGAACATGCAGGCCATAGATCATCAGTCGACGCGCGATATGCTGGTTGCGATGGACTAAATACTCATAACGGTCTGACGGATAGAAAACGCGGTTGTGCCACTGAGCAAAGGGATGAGTTCCGTTGGAAGCCAGGCGAACATTATTTTTTTTGCAGATCCGTGCCAGTTCTCGGCTGGTCACTAAAAGTTCGGCCTCGACTTCTTGCACATTTTTGCAAATCGGGGTGTCGATCTCTAACATGCTCTGAAAGATCTCTGGTTTTAGATGCGGACTATCCAAAGTCCAATCATTTAAAATTTCCGGAGAAATAGGATGCAGGTTGCGAGTCTCAGGGTGGATGATTTGCAGTTCTACTTCCACACCTAACGAAAATAAATCGGACTTTCCAAAAGGGATCGTATTAGTCATAAAATCACCTTAAAGACGAATGGCACTGCGGGCAAATTTTAATCCTGCAAAGTTAGTCGCGCTGCGGCAGTATTGGCAGAGTTTATTTTTCTAGCCATTCGTTTTGATTGTAGGCGACGCCTTCTTTTTGGCTGAGATAAACCACGAGGGGTTGGCCGGGAAGAACGAGTTCAAAGCTTTCTTTTTTGTCATTTTCCATTCGAATCAGGACGGCCAAGTCAAAGTGGCTAAAGATTCGTTCAAGTGAGGTCACGTCGTCACTCATGGCTTCAAACTGCGTGCTCAGTTCAGAAGAAATCTTTTTAAATTGCTGGGAAAATTGTGACAGAACTTTTTTGTGAAATTCGCTGGGGCGATGAATTTCAGAAAACAAAATAAAATACGAATAAAGCTCTTTGCACACAGCAATGCTGGCTCGAGGTAAAGAGACATCTTCAAAAACATCTCGGTAGGTCATAAATAAAGTGTCGGTGATCTTGAACTCCTCCTCAAAACCGAAGTGCGCGATAGGGGCCAGCTCGGCCAGTGGTTTGATATGTCCGTGAACCACGTGGTGTTTGTTTAAGAAATCCTCGATGCTAGAAACCTGTTCGTCGGCTAAGGGAGGAGTGTGCGCGGACACGATTTTATCTAATAGGCCATCAATCAAAGTGTTGGTCTTCAAAATGCGACGAATGATGTGGAAGTTGTTTTTATGTTCGGTATAGAGCTCGCGCTTTTTTAGCAACAAGTTGTTAAGGTGGCGACGTAAAACCTCCTCCGTTTTTCCTTCCTTTAAAACTTGGGCGACGTCTTCTAATCCAAACCCTACGTCGCGCATGGCTTTGATAAAGAATAACTGATCGACATCTTTTTCAGAATAGTCTCGATAGTTATTTTCGGAGCGTCCGGGATTTATTAAACCCAGATCCTCGTAATGACGGATCATGCGCTTGGTGAGGCCGGTTTTTTGTTCGACTGTCTGAATGTTCATGGCAAACTCCTTTTCACCATCATCGACATTCACATTATGTCAGGCTCAAGAGTTTTTTTGCCAGGACTAAAGTATCAAAATGAGACGTTGCGGCTTTGGCGGTGGAACCACAATTGCTTCAGTTGGAGGTATGATATTCAAATGGCGCGTGGCGCGCCTAATATTCGCCTTTTTAACGATTTTTGTCGCTGCGTCGGCCTTTTCGGCAGAACGATGTGAGGACCTGTTCACGCCCCCGGCGTCCCTGGCGCAAAAAGTATGGGCCGGGTTCTCTAAAAACTTGGTTCCGTTAAATATCGCTTTAAACAAAAAACTCAGTTTGTACGGGCATTTTGTGACCCTGGATGCGAAGGCCCGCACGGTGCTAAAGATTTCTTTTTTAGATGCGCACTCTTCCGAAGTCAATCGCGTGCTTTATGATGTTATTAAAAAAGGCCAGATTGATGAAATCGACGCCGGGGCGGTGGTCGGTCCCAAAGTGCTGCCCTTGCTTTTAAGTTTGACGCGAATCACGCCGGAATCAAAAAAAATGATCGTGCGCGGTTACATCCGTCCCGAGTGGCTTCACGACACGATGTCGCGTGAAGCCGCGATGTTCGATGCGCAAGGCCGTCGCAATTACGATCATTTTTCGGCGAAAGATTTAGAACGCTGGAATAAGACCATGGAAGACCTGGGCTTGACCGAGGCTTGCCGCAAGTTCTATGGGACGGCGGAACTTTCCGGGTGTGGGCGCCTAGATTTTGTTTTTGATGTGCGCCA from the Bdellovibrio bacteriovorus genome contains:
- a CDS encoding carboxylate-amine ligase, encoding MTNTIPFGKSDLFSLGVEVELQIIHPETRNLHPISPEILNDWTLDSPHLKPEIFQSMLEIDTPICKNVQEVEAELLVTSRELARICKKNNVRLASNGTHPFAQWHNRVFYPSDRYEYLVHRNQHIARRLMIYGLHVHIGMMSANHCITMMNEFLYYLPHMLALSASSPFWTGYNTGLASSRITVFEAHPAGGTPCTLSNWADFEDIVGKLIKSHSIESFKDIWWDIRPSPNYGTMEIRICDGVPGIRRTARLVAFIHLLARYIQKRLENGQPRPVPADWMVRENKWRAGRHGLDGEILIDNEGNTKSLRQDIWDLMDAMSEDSKQMGYEAYIEGLKKDMENPSYKAQLAIYEKTQSLEKVVDSLCETFEHDLEVT
- a CDS encoding MerR family transcriptional regulator encodes the protein MNIQTVEQKTGLTKRMIRHYEDLGLINPGRSENNYRDYSEKDVDQLFFIKAMRDVGFGLEDVAQVLKEGKTEEVLRRHLNNLLLKKRELYTEHKNNFHIIRRILKTNTLIDGLLDKIVSAHTPPLADEQVSSIEDFLNKHHVVHGHIKPLAELAPIAHFGFEEEFKITDTLFMTYRDVFEDVSLPRASIAVCKELYSYFILFSEIHRPSEFHKKVLSQFSQQFKKISSELSTQFEAMSDDVTSLERIFSHFDLAVLIRMENDKKESFELVLPGQPLVVYLSQKEGVAYNQNEWLEK